Genomic window (Tripterygium wilfordii isolate XIE 37 chromosome 11, ASM1340144v1, whole genome shotgun sequence):
CCGACTCTGCAAAATAATGGGAGCGTGGAGAAGGTCAAAGATGGGAGTCTCGACACTCATTTGCAGAACAATTAAAAGAACAACGGTAATGCTGACATAGTAAGTGGGAAAGTTAATCCGGCACTACTACTTCTGGGAAAGTTATGAAGCATTCACATTGGGgattttgttttgttggttGGTGACTAGATTTTGTTTAGAATGTTTTTGACAATGATTAAGATCATGGCTGTTTAATTCCTCCATTGTTTACTTTCTcgatttccttttgttttatgcTTGCTCCATCCTTTTTCCATTCTTGGTGTTCTTATGGCATGTCTTGAATCTGAAGGATACTTGAGCTAAAATGTTATCTACATAATAGAGATGAATGAAATTCTTATGGGTTGATTGAAATGCTGTCCATAACCTGTTGagaaattggtttcttttgctatCCCTTTGTATAGCGGGAATGAGGTTTGTTTATGAAGTAAATGATCTGTATTAGCCAGTTAACCCTTTCACCAGATCAAATTTATAGTAGATTTTTCATGGCTTCTTTCTTTCGTTACAGAAGTTACGAAAATGAGTGCCATCTTCATTTTGTGTCCCCAAAAACACTGCACTTGATTTGACCACTTCACCTGTTGAATGATTATTCTGCTTCACTCTGGTCTGGTGGTTTTTATTAAGGAGGAATCTTGAATGGTTCGACTGAGACAGCCTAATCTGGTGGCTGCTGCTGTAATGGtacgtacatacatacatggaGCAGAGCTTTCATTTCTACTACTTCATGGTGACTGATGACCGTAATTTGTTTGCGCATTGCGGGAATTCTTAAATTGAGTAGATTTATAACTTCCACAGGCCAATAACATGCTCTTATTTTGTTTCagtccaatattttttttataaggcaTAAAAAAcaattgtttatatataaaaaaaaaacacacacacacacacacacaatggaACGAACAGGTTGAAATGTGAACAAGACCCTGTGGGCATCGGGGGCTAGAACATCTGTACATATAGGATGAAACCTCAAAAAATGACTTGCAACTGCGGGAACAACTCAACGCCCAAATTACTTTTATAGGGTCATTGCAGGCACCAATCCATTGGCagcatccaaaacatcaaaatataaCCTTTGAACCTGCTGCACTCATCAACTGCCTGACCGCAGATGTTCAAGCTTGCCTTAAAGCCATGAAAATGGAGACTCTGTCACAGTTGTGGATAAAAAATTAGATGTTGTCAAGTAGATTGGAGTCAGGTTCATTCGCTAATGTGCTGATGCCCAACCCAGTCAAACCCACAGAGCTCGAGAGGTTCAGTGTCCTGTTAGTCCTTGTCCTCCTGCACAAACAAAACAGTCTCCTGCAAGTTAGGTTGGCTACTATAGTTGCCAATTTTAGCCTATAGTTCATCCCAGGCTTAACACGAACAACAGAGCAGCATCATGAATCAAATATAATCTACCATGGAGAACCATTTAGCCAAGAATACTAGTACAACAATAATCTAAATGATGGGGCAGTAAAACAGCCGTATATtacaaaattaaaaacataGCTGCACAAATACAGTTCTGgaaaatataaattgattttAAGATACTAATTTAGAAGTGAGAATTTAACTAACCAGAAAACTTTATCTTCACATGACTTTAATAGACCGATAACCTCAGCAATGTTTATCACAGTTGCAAAAGTAGAGAATGAACCATCTTTCAACTTAAAGATGAGAGACAGGCACCAACCACTAGAAAATGGGTGATGAGCTGGGGGAAGTAGCACTTCTTGGAAACCAGATATGTCATAGTTTTCCCAAGCCCTCTGCAAGGATGTTGCTAACATGATCACGCTCATTAGGAGTTTCATAGGCCAATTCCCTTGAATTTGCTTCCATAGAACAAGACCCCATTAACAATTTATGTGTAGCGGCATTAGGGACCCAACCCCTCTCCAACATTAAATCCAATAATCGATGGGCCTTTTCTTTGTCACCTTCTTTCCAGAGACCATTAATCAATATATTGTATGTTTCTGAATTCAAATTTTCACAGTGAGAAACAATTCCGTCTAGGGAAGCCAAAACTAAATGCAATTGAGAATGATTGGCCAGACACAATATTAGATTATATAGTGTTTCAGTATCAGGTACCATACCCTCATTCACCATGATATTGAAAAACAATGCACAATCCTTTGTTTTATTCTGGTCAATCAAGTTTTGTATGAGAATACAATATGTTTCCACATCAAGAGTGAACCCTGCAACGAGCATCTGCGAGAGAAGTAATGAAAGAGCCTTTCTGTTGCACGACTTGTATAATCCAAGCATCATAGAAGCATATGTTGAATTAGCACAAGGAGTTCCAGAATTGTAAGCCACAGAGTGTAGCCTGACTGCCTCATCCACCTTTCCAAATTCACATATACCCCTGATCAACTTATCAAACAATGAAGACTGTAGATAACATTTATTCCTTGACATGTAACGAAAAACTTCAATGGCTTCTATATACTTCTCAGCCCCGCAAAGGCCTTCAACTAACTCAAAATATGAATTAGAATCCAAAACCCAGCATTTTATGTGAACCCAATGAAATAGTTTCATGGCATCTTCATACTTTCTCAGCCTACAGTTGCCAACAACCAGAGCTGAATATGTGGCACATTCAGGAGAAAATGAAGATACGATCATCCTCCCCAGAAGCTCAAAGGCTTTCTTGATGGCCACCTTTTCACAAAGCCATCTGATAAGAACATTCCAGGAGCTAGAATCTGCTATATTCCTCACACACATTTTCTCAAGTAAATCTTTTGCAATAGAAAAGTTTCCAGCATTGCAACAACTGCCAAGCAATGCATCGTGTGGCAAGGTTTCCCGAACATGTTTATCTTCCACGAATGCTATTGCCTCCTTTATCTTCCCTAATTTACAAAATCCATGTACAATATCTGTTAAGACATCACTAGGTGGGGAAAAATCATGTTCTATCATCTCTTCAAGTAGGTCAACCGCATAATCCAACCAAAGGTTCTTGCATAAACAACGTATCATATCCACAAAAATAAATGGATCCGGCACTGAATTAGAAACTCTCATCATTTTGAACAACTTGATTCCCACCTCCAGTTTATTTTCCTTACAATATAGCGGAATAATGCAAATATAAAACCTCAACTCTGGTGGACAACCTAACTGAAACATCTCATCCAAAATGCTAACAGATTCATCCACTCGATTTCTCAAAATGAGACCTCTAATAAGTATCTCAAAGGTCCTACTATTTGGTTGTAGTCCTTTCTTGTTCATTTTCTTATATTGATCTAAACCAATGTCCACCTTTTCGGCCTCAAACAAAACCTCTAGCAGATAATTCAAAGTATCAACATTCGGGACAACTCCTGCTTTCACCATCTCCTTGTAAATATACAACACATCTTCAAAGCCTTTATTCTCCTCCACAAGAGCACCCAATATGCCATTAAATACGGCAATTGAGGGCTTATAGCCACCCAGAATCATATTCACAAGAACCCGAATTGCTTCATATAGCCTACCATGCTTAACAAAAGAATGGATCAGTGAAACAAGAGCATCCTCTACACCCGTGCACCTTTCTTTCAccatattttgacaaaatcctTCCATTTCTTTCAGGTTTCCAGCCAAACCCAGCTTTAATATTATCTGACAATATGTATTAGCAGTGTGGCTGAACCGCTTCTGGAGTGCAGCCCACTTGAATATCTTAACAGCAGAGTACAAATCAGTTGTGTTATCCAAAACCCGGACTAAATTGTCCGAACACAACTTGCTCCTCAAAAATTGAATCTTTGAATCATAATCATTGGCGTTTTGTATGTCTTGATAGGTCTCAGGGGTTACTTGGATGTTACTGGTGCACGAAAGCGAAGAAATGGGTGAAACTAGAGTGACCCATCTGCGGGTTCTCTTTGTAATTGTCAAAGTCGAAAGTTTTACAGCCATTGGGCTTCTTCGTTGACAGGTATGGTCAGTTTCATGTGAAAGGAGAATTGAAACAATATCAGGATTTGAGGACTGACCTGAAGTGCACCGGGATATCGAATAAAGTTGGAGTACTTGAATTTTGCAGATGAGTCATTCCCCTCATGTTTTGGGTTTGGGAATACAAAATGGATCATCTTTTACAGAAAAGTAGAGAAATTACCGAAATCCATACCTCAACATGCACTGCAACTGCAAATCCCTAAacgaaacagagaaaaaaacctAACAGGAGATACaataaagaagaaaggaaaacgCTGCCGTTTAAAGTGTGTTTGGTGCATAAATAAATAGCCCTTGTGATGACTAATATTTATAAGAGCAATTAGAAAGGTAGAATTTTGTTAAgggtcaacaaaatatattttgctCATGTAGCTAAGCCAACAAAATGTATAGTtataatgatgtaaatttgttggttttatttttgtataaaatgtgagtgtgtgtgctGCGAGACCCGCAAATACAGTCAACTAAAGTCACATCCTCCCTCCATgcgacaaaaataaaaaaactatcaaaataTCATCGTTGTATCCACACATTCTTACATGCCCCATCAAATATTACTTTTTGAACATCCATACCCCCTAAAATACTACTATCATTGCAATTACTCCAGAGTAATTGCAATGAAGGGTTTTTAATGGGGCATGGATGGTTTTGTTGTGTCATTCTAAGGGCACAACTAAAAAAGAAGCTCCGAGGAGGTCTTTTGCTTGCCCATTTTTGTTGGAGCATGAATGTGGGCATCACATTGTCCATGCCCATATGTTTGCTCTAACAAGTGGGCTCCACAACACATACACACTCAAAACAATACTGAGACTCATCTCTATTAGGGCATCTACAACAAGAGGTATAAAAATGGGTATGCATAATTGTACTATGCATACTTGAATAGTGATATACAAACCCATATACATATTTTAATGGAATCTCACTCCAACAATGAATATGTAAAATTGGTTTCCATTTAATTTaccactattttttatttttttttaattattgtatAAATATGTGTAGCCTTCATTCTTCACTTTGTGCCAAATCATTGTGTATTTTACATAGAAATCTTATCACAAACTTCAAACTTCTCCATGGATCACCCAAATGTTAGTTCTGAGATTTTGAGGGAATTCCTTGCCTTTGAGTCCGACTCTAAAGATGAGTTGGAGCAGCTTTTTAATGCACGAGAGACAGATGATCAAGAAGCAAATGGGAGGAGACGAACTGGCTACCGTGGTTCCATTTCAGGCCATAGAATTATTCAACGCAATCATGTTGACGGTCACTCCAGATTGTGGAATGACTATTTCAAGTCAGATCCTGTTTACCACGAAGGTCTATTTAGGAGAAGATTTCGAATGAGTCGAAATCTTTTTCTCCATATTGCAAATGCTGTGGTAGCGAATGATGCATATTTTGTCCAGAAACGGAATGCAGCTGGAGTTCTAGGGCTCTCTGCTCTTCAAAAGATCACCGCAGCGGTTAGGATCCTCGCATACGGGAGTCCAGCAGACTCGTTGGACGAGTATATATAGATCGGTGAGAGTACTGCAATTGCAAGTTTAAGAAGATTTGTTAGAGGAGTCGTTACAGTATTCGGAGAAAGGTACCTGAGGGCGTCCGATCAAAACGATGTTCAACGTTTATTAGCACAAAATGAAGAACGTGGTTTTCCTGGTATGCTTGGAAGTATTGATTGTACGCACTGGCAATGGAGGAATTGCCCAACTGCCTCGCAAGGGATGTATACTGGACATTGTCGTTCGCCCACCATTATTTTGGAAGTAATGGCATCATGTGATCTGTGGATTTGGCATGCTTTTTTTGGAATGCCAGGGTCTCTAAATGATATCAATATGCTTCAAAGATCTCCTGTATTCGCCGCACTAGCTAATGGTAGTGCGCCTGAAGCAATTAACATGATTAATGGACATCATTACAATATGGGATATTATCTCACTGATGGAATATATCCCCGTTGGTCAACGTTCGTGAAAACAATTCCATGCCCACAATGCCCAAAAAGGAAACATTTTGCTAAAATGCAAGAAGTTGCTCGGAATGACGTATAACGTGCTTTTGGGGTCCTACAAGCTCGTTTTGCCATAACACGTGGATCTACAAGATATTGGGACATTGATAGACTTGATGATATTATGACAGCTTGCATAATATTACATAATATGATCGTTGAGGAAAACGGAGGTTCCAACCACATAGACTTCGAGGGTCTCACAACTCTATCGACCATGTCACATACTCAAACAACTGAGTTTACAAGTTTCATCCAAACACATCATCAAATTAGAGATGCCTCAACCCATTCACAATTGCAAGATGACCTTGTAGAGCACTTATGGGCTTGCTTAGGCTCATCTGATTGAGGCCACTATAATATACAATTTGTGGGTAGATATGAAAAAACCCTCACGAGGCTAAAACTCGTCCACTAAGGTTTCCTTAGGGGTTCAAAGGCTTGATGCATGTGCTAAATGTAACCACGATTCCtgcgtcagtgagttaggttaTGTAGTAAAAGCAGTGTTATTTTTGGATTATGGGTTTAGGGATGATAACATAtgattgttgggtctaaattaaccttactagcaagtgtactagtcggcgactacagcacaatgataagcaagggtcgaatccacagggacggtgttatgtttaatccaaatgtctatttgtatgtatatatggacaatgcaatcaaaagtaaaattcaactcaagattgtttggtttggtaattaaactaaaacaagcaaagagcaaagtgtttttggtattttcttagaattaggatgcaactaatgcaaatgagatgatttaacaaatatgagatgaacaccaaggcttcggaatcccccttgggaaatgacttggaatgacataaattcacacacatatttgctaattcgggcataacgaatccgtacctaagtcggttttagcgcacttaagccaaatctccctaaaatcgattactagccatcttattggtctaggtcggatattcctaaatacattctagccatcttattggtctaaacatgcataggaatttatggagttctatggagattaggattcatacaaaattgtcacctaattaaagggagacacattcataatcaagtgtttcaagaagcataatctacttgacatattattgtctaagcaaattctccaaacaatttcatccaaaaacctaaagtgttggccaaacaccacaagcatgaagaaattgcaatcaaacatagaaacacaagatttatacccaaatcaactcatatatatgtaaatcaagtcataaacaaagtcatcaaacccaaggcttcatcctagccttggcacaagagatttagttacacataatgagagaaaaacacaaaaggagagatgagaaaatcatgaataaacccaattagttgagtagatccaagttgagctgaagaatctctcctcctagctccaagaatcgccttccccctctggtttcgctccccagaaaatcagttctaggttaaaaagtgtcgtgcggctcggcaagttcgcgaattaaaacatcccaaaaaactgtcttgtgcgcctaggcgcaccacgcctaggcgcacgcctaggcgcaatcctaggcgtgcacaacttcaaattcacgccccaactcgctggactgggcgtgcacaagtgatactgggcgtgcacaaatattgcgcctaggcgtggaatgattccaaaatctccatacgacgtccgatttgtacgattttagcgtctacggaaagcttgagatgtctagtttccaatgccttttatttcgcttgattccgataacgtgacaaaaagttataagtatttgaacacacgaaggtcggtggacattttcttcagttcagcccttttttcatcacttttcatccaaaccgcaatcaacctatcaaaaaatacaaatcaaaacataaatacactcattatttatttaaatgaagcttaagagggggagattcctaccaaaaacaataggtattatcacacctatcaatGATACTTTGTTTCCTTAAGCTCAATCTGACTCCAAATATAAAAGAACAACCTAAAAGGCTGAACTCTACCACTACATGATAAAAGCCTGTTGTTTAGTCAACAAAAGAATAACATCTACACATTGATACTATCTTGAATACAAGCCAAAATAGAAGTCCACAACATCTTGATCAAATATTGTTCATACCTGacaaaagcaaataaaagaTTGTCCAATAATACATATGCCTCAATAATGTTCAGAACCTCAATAATACATAAAGCTCAATAATACAGAGTCTAAAACATAAAGAAATTAGTACAATTAAAAAGCTCAAACATAACCCTTTTTTGCCATTATCTCCATCCTAGCATTCTTCCAATACTTAGCCACCATGGGATCCATGCCTCTAAGGTCTTTAGACATAACTTCGATTTCCCAATTCCTCTCcatctccttttcttttagctctctatTTCGTTGCTGTTCAAGTAGAGCTCTATCACGTTGTTCAAATTTTGCACGTTCGACCTCAAATTTCTCTTTCAAGATCTCATCCGAAATGGAGGACTTTGATCCACTTGCAGCAAGTTTTTTTGCGGCCTTTGTGCCTAATGGTCTATCTTGATTAATTGAACGTTCATCATCATCTCCGCCAACCGATGACTCATGAGAGTCATGTAGGGAGACACTAGAAGTCTTATGCCTCTTGTTTGAGAGAATTTCTTGCCATTTGGCTTCTTCCTTCAATAAAATCCAGCAATGTTCAAGCAGAAATGGTTTACGCTCTAAGTCAGTGTACATGGATTTTGCATCATCAAGTTGCATAAGAAATAGCAAAACCCCAAACTATCAAATATCATCAAATGGCAAGAAACATCAATAAGAAACAACAATATGAACAAAAATTCCAGTACTAATAATACAAATTTAGTCACATATTTGTAAATAGGAAAAATTACCATTCCTTGTTCGGTTTGTCCGCTAGGGTGTCTTCCTTCAATTTGGCTTAAATATCCAGAAAATTTTTGACACTTCTTGTTAATGTCATTCCACCTTTGTTTTAGCGATGCTTGGGTGCGGGGACCTCCATGGGTGTTGAAGAATTCATTAATTCTTTTCCAATATCTATTAGAATTTTGAGCATTACCTTGAATTGAATCTTTGTTAGTATTTAGCCAAGCGGACACAAGGAGTTTATCATCGTCAATTGAGAAATTTTGGCGTCTTCGACTAGTTCTTGTTGAAGGTACAACCTCGGATGGAATTTGTGACTCCAATTGATCAATATGATGATCATCGTCTAATTCACCACTCATACGCAACGATGCATATGAATTGTACAGggaatccatatctgatcaaattgaagaaacaaTTCAACAATATAGATAATAAGCCTATATAAACAATTCAGAGCTTCCCCAACATAAAGGCTGATTTCATCAAGCTGGTTCTACTCTGAGAAGTTATTtataatctatatatatgttgaagTTAAACCAATCCATTCAAACCCAAagattgctcaacttctccatcatGGATAATCCATTCAATGAGAAGATCAACAATTAGACATTGGGAAAGTCGTGCGCtttacaaaacaaaattcatgcACTGATCAAGCAGACTAGCAAACTATCAAGCATATCATCTATAGGATTCTTATGCTTACCACAAAAAGATGAACCCAAGCTCTGATCAAGCAGCACAACAATTACccataaaaaagatgaacccAAAGTACGTTTAGAATGAGCCTTAATTCTTAAAGCCACTAACCAAAACAATCAAATATTAGGTCACACCCACTGTCTCTCAAGTTTTGAGTTGAACCAATCCATCAACACAAGTTGTTCAACAGAAAAATAAAGTCACCAGCTGCATAATTTATAAACCCAGAATCAAAAGTAAACGCACACAAGTATGTTGACACAATAAAATTACCCAAATTTCAACACGATTTCGGTTGATCGGAAGCTtataaacatgcaaatgcagAGATCTCAAACTATTCCTCAgcgaatttggaaaaaaaactaagaGAACAACAAAATCCACAGTCTCGAAATTGAACCCTAGCTTCGTACAAACAGAAAATAAACTTACCAGGTAAAAAGTTAGCGAAGTTGGAGCAAGAGAAATGGCAGTGTTGGTGAGCGAATAGCGATCATAAATGTTAACATTTATACCTGGTTTTCGGCACTATTCATAGCCGTTGTTCAACGGCAACACCCTCGCTGGTTTGCGACCTTCATCTCTCTCCTTGCTAGAGTCGCAAATATGGGAACTAGAAATGGGGTTGCAAATTTTCGAATCGGTTTGCGACCTCTGTTGGCTTGACGAAATGGGTATGCATATCGTCCGTTACCCATTTGCGAACTGGTTTACGACTCTTGTTGGAGATGCCCTTACACAAAAAATAAGCCAGCAAATTTATActattgtatcaatatattttgtttaccCAATCACttcagcaaaatacatcatGCTCCAATGGTATAATTGTGTTGGCCTCTTTTTCCTGTCCCATGGATGTGAGCATGACAAATCCAATGCCTACATGTTTGTTTATTACTGGGCCCCACAGCACAAACACGCATATTTTACACCAAAATCAATACTGGATTccacttctattacacaaaaagtaaagccaacaaatttacactattATACCAATACACATCAGTAAAATACATCATCCAATACAGtcatataaacaaaatacaaatctcCATGAATTACCCATCTCCAGCAAAAAACAATCACTGTGATTGCTCTAACTGCGATATGCCATTTTCTAATTTCTATGTTTGCATTTGAGTTTGAGAGAGCAGAGAGACCCTTTTTGGATTCTGAGGATCAGAGCAAAAATCAAGTGCAATCCGACCCACCTCCTCCCTCTTTCTGCTCACTTCCAACTTTAGGCCCATTTTCAAAAGAGGAGAGGATCCAGCCCATCCATTCCCCCTCTTTCAAATTGATGATTCCACGCGGCATACACACATTCGAGGTTGGTGGTGGTCCCCACCCACCGCAGTTGCCAAAATTTGCATTTGCCGCGCTTCCCTTCAGTCAAATCCACCAGTCACACTCACACTCCACAGCTTCGGATTTTGTCATTTCTCAAACCCCAGGCTCGGCTTATCCGAACCTAATCCTACCTGCGTCGCTCTCTGGCAATACAACACTGACActgaccataaaaaaaaaaaaaaaaccctaaatgtGCGCCTTATTTCCTTCCGTAGATTCCCATTTCTGGTCGTTCGATCGACTCGCGGTCTGATCATCATTCATCAGAGGCCTTTCTGCTCCGGGGCTCCAGCTCGGCCATTTCTTCTCAAGACGACCAACTCTCTCCTACGTTCCTCTGGCTCTCTCATTTGAGTCAGAAAGGTCATGTCTTGCACTCTCAGATTTGCTTCTCCAATCCCTTTTGCAAAGCTTTGGCTTCggctgctctctctctctctctctccccataTATGTAAATGCAATCTTGAATGTGTTCATGAACAATGATACTTTTTAAGGTGGAGTAATGGTGCAAACGATTTTCATTTTGCCTGGATTTTTGTCTTCTCTAGAAATCATAgaagaattttgaattttcttctcTCTGCTCGTTTTATTTATTGAGCGAAAATGACAGACCCTTTacgtgtttttctattttttttatcactaCTTATTGCTAAGGTTGACAAAAGCTGATCTCTTTATTATTACGCAGctgatttaaaagaaaaaactttgGAATTTTCTTGGACTAGATTTTCCCAAGAAAACTGATTATATATATGCTTTGAATCGCTTCAAATTTCAGGTTCAGTTTTTGCCCTTTTCATgaattagtattttatttta
Coding sequences:
- the LOC120008493 gene encoding putative pentatricopeptide repeat-containing protein At1g12700, mitochondrial isoform X2 yields the protein MAVKLSTLTITKRTRRWVTLVSPISSLSCTSNIQVTPETYQDIQNANDYDSKIQFLRSKLCSDNLVRVLDNTTDLYSAVKIFKWAALQKRFSHTANTYCQIILKLGLAGNLKEMEGFCQNMVKERCTGVEDALVSLIHSFVKHGRLYEAIRVLVNMILGGYKPSIAVFNGILGALVEENKGFEDVLYIYKEMVKAGVVPNVDTLNYLLEVLFEAEKVDIGLDQYKKMNKKGLQPNSRTFEILIRGLILRNRVDESVSILDEMFQLGCPPELRFYICIIPLYCKENKLEVGIKLFKMMRVSNSVPDPFIFVDMIRCLCKNLWLDYAVDLLEEMIEHDFSPPSDVLTDIVHGFCKLGKIKEAIAFVEDKHVRETLPHDALLGSCCNAGNFSIAKDLLEKMCVRNIADSSSWNVLIRWLCEKVAIKKAFELLGRMIVSSFSPECATYSALVVGNCRLRKYEDAMKLFHWVHIKCWVLDSNSYFELVEGLCGAEKYIEAIEVFRYMSRNKCYLQSSLFDKLIRGICEFGKVDEAVRLHSVAYNSGTPCANSTYASMMLGLYKSCNRKALSLLLSQMLVAGFTLDVETYCILIQNLIDQNKTKDCALFFNIMVNEETYNILINGLWKEGDKEKAHRLLDLMLERGWVPNAATHKLLMGSCSMEANSRELAYETPNERDHVSNILAEGLGKL
- the LOC120008493 gene encoding putative pentatricopeptide repeat-containing protein At1g12700, mitochondrial isoform X1; the encoded protein is MAVKLSTLTITKRTRRWVTLVSPISSLSCTSNIQVTPETYQDIQNANDYDSKIQFLRSKLCSDNLVRVLDNTTDLYSAVKIFKWAALQKRFSHTANTYCQIILKLGLAGNLKEMEGFCQNMVKERCTGVEDALVSLIHSFVKHGRLYEAIRVLVNMILGGYKPSIAVFNGILGALVEENKGFEDVLYIYKEMVKAGVVPNVDTLNYLLEVLFEAEKVDIGLDQYKKMNKKGLQPNSRTFEILIRGLILRNRVDESVSILDEMFQLGCPPELRFYICIIPLYCKENKLEVGIKLFKMMRVSNSVPDPFIFVDMIRCLCKNLWLDYAVDLLEEMIEHDFSPPSDVLTDIVHGFCKLGKIKEAIAFVEDKHVRETLPHDALLGSCCNAGNFSIAKDLLEKMCVRNIADSSSWNVLIRWLCEKVAIKKAFELLGRMIVSSFSPECATYSALVVGNCRLRKYEDAMKLFHWVHIKCWVLDSNSYFELVEGLCGAEKYIEAIEVFRYMSRNKCYLQSSLFDKLIRGICEFGKVDEAVRLHSVAYNSGTPCANSTYASMMLGLYKSCNRKALSLLLSQMLVAGFTLDVETYCILIQNLIDQNKTKDCALFFNIMVNEGMVPDTETLYNLILCLANHSQLHLVLASLDGIVSHCENLNSETYNILINGLWKEGDKEKAHRLLDLMLERGWVPNAATHKLLMGSCSMEANSRELAYETPNERDHVSNILAEGLGKL